A genome region from Erigeron canadensis isolate Cc75 chromosome 3, C_canadensis_v1, whole genome shotgun sequence includes the following:
- the LOC122590753 gene encoding protein SPIRRIG-like isoform X2 — protein MKWIRLLKDLKEKVGLSAASPPPATSAAATATSAFLSLSTSSSSYVDKNSYNATSSSTYNDPSSREKYELELDFKRSWEEFRISTAEKEKEKALNSTIDVFCRLVKQHSNVAQLISMLVETHIFSFVVGRAFVTDIKKLKGSSKTRSLEIETVIGFFSEVTEDGVQVGSNLLQAVSFLVSGAVDKQSLLDSGIMSCLVHILNALLVSDGKNMKQNIITVEEEPEVTENVAPNRRLEVEGIILHIMKALASHPAAAQSLIEDNSLELLFEMVANGSLVLFSRYKEGLVPLHTIQLHRHAMQVLGLLLGNDNGSTADYIRKHQLIKVLLMAVKGFDSESGDSVYTVGIVDLLLECVELSYKPEAGGIRLREDIHNAHGYQYLIQFTLVLSEQNSESELSKSTNEGDTQAEKGSLSPTLFRLLDVLVNLSQAGSTNATGSPGSKGSRNHVNPASRPCDRFGNYAWENDTHKVKDLEAVQMLQDIFLKTDSRELQSEVLNRLFKIFSSHLENYLLCQQLRIVPLLILNMGGFPTSLQEIILKILEYAVTVVNCIPEQELLSLCCLLQQSITSELKCTILTFFVKLVSFDLQYKKFLREVGVLEVLLDDLKHHKFLVGPEQHEGKRGEVERKGSPNGFQKHLDSGDVILSSPKLLESGPGKFPLFDNDRTIPVAWDCLVSLLRKAEFNQVTFRLADGVSTTLPYLASDVHRPGALRVLSCLIIEDSAQAHPDELGLLIEVSKSGMVLSTLGSLYKLPDDAKCDIFGAIWRILGASSSAQRVFGEATGFSLILTTLQSFHGDKGEVGQSSLTVCMKLFTHIMRLITAGVCNNAANRVKLHAIISSHTFCDLLSESGLICVEWEKQVTQLLFELSLEMVLPPSFIAETTEPSDDIDDVCIFQIVMPSALFLPHKQYIYNAGAVRVLIHLLLLFSPKLQLELLNLIEELARAGSFNQESLTSAGCVELLLETIYPFLSGSSSLLFCALRIIEVLGVYRLSSAELRVIIRYTLQVRLMKSGHTLVDMMERFTSLENIPLAPFVEMDMSKSGHASIQVSLGDRSWPPAAGYSFICWFQYQNFLKSNGTASPHNMRIFSVGAMDDGNSNTLYAEINLREDGTLTLSTSNSSSLSFSGLDLDEYRWHHLAVVHSKPNALAGLFQSSVSYVYFNGKLKHTGRLGYSPSPTGKSLQVTIGTPDNSARVNDLSWKIRSCYLFEEVLPPGSIWFMYILGRGYTGLFQDTNLLQFVPNQACGGGSMDILSSLEADLAYASNAQRPENAKKQGNSKTDRSGVVWDFERLGNLALQLCGRKLIFALDGTSTDVSKSSGTMSMLNLVDPLSAVASPLGGIPRLGRLHGDIYVCKHSIIGETMRPIGGLAMVLALVEAAETRDMLHMALTLLACALRQNPQNIRDMQSCRGYHLLALLLQPKMSIFDMQSLEIFFQIAACEALLPGPKKFEKTNNNLPPVKATQETSFEELSMLKFHDEVSSAGSHGDMDDSSVNKDAFSHISELDNVDLLTETSNCIVLSNADMVEHVLLDWTVWVAASVPIQITLLGFLENLVSMHWYRNHNLSVLRKINLIQHLLGTLHRGDVEVPVLEKLVVLLGVILDDGYIISELEHVVRFVIMTFDPPEPTSKSQILRESIRKHIIVRNMILEKLIDILVTIESEDLIEQWHKIVSSKLITYFLDEAVHPTSMRWVMTLLGVCLTSSSTFSLKFRTSGGYQGLMRVLPGFYDSPDIYYILFCLIFGKPVYPRLPEVRLLDFHALMPSDGSQRELKFLELLDSVIAMAKSTFDRVSIQTMIAYESGDLNQVGAGLVAELLGETTEMTGELQGEALMHKTYAARLMGGDASAPAAATSVLRFMVDLAKMCPPFSAVCRRAEFLENCVDLYFSCVRSAHAVEMAKKLSVKSGDKNINDYDDNASSYNSLPVEQEQCAKTSISLGSSPPAHASASSGDIPAAKSNSDECKENIITASPEDLHRSSSKDLSSLDLKATPEPAHQMSTLSSSSLSIFDSPFLSEKPTGVQQTPSSQIPATTITESKPKLAASPSMVSSVSISMSEFDTASDSKRPPVIPSTTDPIFTINPRMLLHADDSGYGGGPCSAGATAILDFMAEVLSDFVTDQMKAAPIIENILESVPLYVDAESVLAFQGLCLGRLMNFLERRILRDDEEDEKKLDKTRWSSNLDALCYMIVDRVYMGAYSQPVAVLKTLEFLLSILQLANKDGRIEQAAPPGKGLLLIGRAKQLDSYILSLCRNVNRIIMYCFLPSFLISIGEDELLSRLSFEPKKRYVFNGSEEAGMIDICAVLQVLVAHKRIIFCPSNLDNDLNCCLCINLISLLHDQRQNAQNLAVEILKHLMLYRKTALEDLLVSKSNQEPVLDAFHGGFDKLVTESLQSFYEWLHKSEALVNKTLEQCAAVTWVQFISGSVKFPSVRIKSMDGRRKKEIGKKLKDLRKFDQRYWEQIKERRIALDVVRDHMSTELRVIRQDKYGWVLHAESEWQTHLQQLMHERGIFPLPKSLSFEEPEWQLCPIEGPYRTRKKIERCKLKIDTIETILNVEFNGQELSGERNEVDHINSNYGFDTFSNPLPYDELHDDSDGGKDVASTKIGWNDDKDSSIFEPSGNFAAEFSVKSSTTVAAPKAESIIENSDIVSLRRYALVRSDNFRVTEDKIEKELSDSGDYLIRPYLERNEKIKFKYNCERVVSLDKHDGIFLIGELCLYVIENFYVDDAGYICEKKCEDDLSVIDQALGVKKDVSLSMGSQSKSTASWAVNPKTYTGGRAWGYSSGAWGKENAINISNVPHLWRMWKLNSVHELLKRDYQLRPVAIEVFSMDGCNDLLVFHKKEREEIFRNLLAMNLPRNSMFLDPTISGSLKQESTFKLTATPFSKRWQTGEISNFQYLMHLNTLAGRGYSDLTQYPVFPWILSDYESENLDFTRPETFRKLDKPMGCQTKEGELEFRKRFDSWDDPEIPKFHYGSHYSSAGIVLFYLIRLPPLSSENRKLQGGQFDHADRLFTNIRDTWLSAAGKGNTSDVKELVPEFFYMPEFLENRFDLDLGEKQSGEKVGDVVLPPWAKGSTREFIRKHREALESDYVSENLHHWIDLIFGYKQRGKAAEEAVNVFYYYTYEGSVDIDAVADPAMKAAILAQINHFGQTPRQLFLKPHAKRRIDRKLPLNPLKFAARLIPHETRKISSSVTQIVTINDKILLAGANNLIKPTTYTKYVAWGFPDRSLRFMTYDQDRLLSTHENLHCGHQIQCASSSHDGQLLVTGADDGMVCVWRIGNYGGPRAPRKLYLKQTLCAHTAKITCLYVCQPYMMIISGSDDCTVIIWDLSSLVFVRQLPEFPFPVSAILVNDLTGEIVTAAGVLLAVWSVNGDCLSVVNTSQLPSDYVLSVTTGTFSDWLETNWYISGHQSGAIKVWQMVHGSSEISQTYKHPAAVHCGLGLGGKEPEYKLVLHKVLKGHKHAVTALHLSGDLKLLLSGDAGGNLVSWTLPDDILRNSVKWG, from the exons GCTAGTAGAGACGCacatattttcttttgttgtgGGTAGAGCATTTGTCACAGAtatcaaaaagttaaaaggtagcAGCAAAACAAGATCTTTGGAGATTGAAACTGTGATCGGTTTTTTCTCTGAGGTTACAGAG GATGGGGTTCAAGTTGGCTCAAATTTACTACAGGCAGTTTCATTCCTTGTTTCTGGG GCTGTTGATAAACAATCTCTCCTTGATTCCGGGATCATGTCTTGTCTCGTTCATATTCTTAATGCTCTTTTGGTTTCTGATGGAAAAAATATGAAGCAGAACATCATCACTGTTGAAGAGGAACCCGAAGTAACAGAGAATGTAGCTCCAAATCGGCGGCTTGAG GTAGAGGGCATCATTCTTCATATAATGAAAGCATTGGCAAGCCATCCTGCAGCTGCACAGAGTTTGATTGAAGACAATTCTCTCGAGCTACTCTTTGAGATGGTTGCCAATGGGTCTTTGGTCTTATTTTCAAGGTACAAGGAAGGTCTTGTCCCCTTGCACACCATTCAGCTTCATAGGCATGCAATGCAG GTACTAGGTCTTCTTCTTGGTAATGACAATGGGAGCACTGCCGATTACATAAGAAAACACCAGCTG ATAAAAGTGCTGTTAATGGCTGTTAAGGGCTttgattctgaatctggagaCTCTGTGTATACTGTGGGAATTGTGGACTTGTTGCTTGAATGTGTTGAATTGTCATATAAACCTG AGGCTGGTGGTATCAGACTCCGGGAAGACATTCATAATGCTCACGGATACCAATATCTCATTCAGTTCACATTAGTTCTTTCCGAACAAAATTCTGAATCAGAACTGTCAAAGTCAACTAATGAAGGGGACACACAGGCTGAAAAAGGATCCCTATCACCCACACTTTTTAGATTGCTTGATGTTCTTGTTAATTTATCTCAAGCGGGTTCTACAAATGCAACAGGATCCCCTGGATCAAAGGGTTCAAGAAATCACGTAAATCCGGCTAGCAGGCCATGTGACCGGTTTGGTAACTATGCTTGGGAGAATGACACTCACAAAGTTAAGGACCTAGAAGCTGTCCAAATGCTGCAAGACATCTTTTTAAAAACAGATAGCAGAGAGCTGCAAAGTGAAGTCCTCAATAGATTATTCAAGATATTCTCAAGTCATCTTGAAAATTATTTGCTGTGTCAGCAGTTGCGAATTGTTCCATTATTGATCCTCAATATGGGTGGCTTCCCGACTTCTTTGCAAGAGATTATTCTTAAGATCCTTGAGTATGCTGTGACTGTTGTAAATTGTATACCTGAACAAGAGTTGCTTTCACTTTGCTGTTTGTTGCAACAATCAATAACATCTGAGTTGAAATGCACTATCCTGACATTTTTTGTAAAGTTGGTGTCGTTTGATCTACAGTACAAAAAGTTCTTAAGAGAAGTTGGTGTACTGGAGGTTTTATTGGATGATCTCAAGCATCATAAGTTTCTTGTGGGCCCAGAGCAGCATGAAGGTAAGAGAGGTGAGGTGGAAAGAAAGGGTAGCCCGAATGGTTTCCAGAAACATCTGGACAGTGGAGATGTGATCCTATCATCTCCTAAACTCTTGGAGTCTGGCCCTGGAAAGTTCCCTCTTTTTGACAATGACAGGACAATTCCAGTTGCTTGGGACTGTTTGGTTTCGTTATTGAGAAAAGCAGAATTTAATCAAGTGACATTCCGTCTGGCTGATGGAGTAAGTACTACTCTTCCTTATTTGGCGTCTGATGTTCACCGCCCTGGCGCCCTCCGTGTATTATCTTGCTTAATCATTGAGGATTCTGCACAG GCTCATCCAGATGAGTTGGGTTTGCTAATTGAAGTTTCAAAGAGTGGAATGGTGCTAAGCACTTTAGGATCTCTATACAAGCTTCCAGATGATGCAAAATGTGATATTTTTGGAGCCATTTGGCGCATTTTAGGAGCCAGCAGTTCTGCTCAGAGAGTGTTCGGTGAAGCCACTGGGTTTTCCCTTATCCTAACAACACTCCAGAGTTTCCACGGGGATAAAGGGGAAGTTGGTCAATCCTCACTAACAGTTTGCATGAAACTCTTTACACATATTATGCGTTTGATTACGGCTGGCGTGTGCAACAATGCTGCTAATAGAGTTAAGTTACATGCGATTATATCTTCACATACTTTCTGTGATCTTTTATCCGAGTCTGGATTGATTTGTGTGGAGTGGGAAAAGCAAGTCACACAGTTGCTGTTTGAACTTTCTCTCGAAATGGTACTTCCACCGTCCTTCATTGCAGAAACTACTGAACCATcagatgatattgatgatgtcTGTATTTTCCAGATAGTCATGCCATCAGCTTTATTTCTTCCTCATAAGCAGTACATATATAATGCTGGTGCAGTGAGGGTTCTCATCCATTTGTTGTTGCTTTTTAGTCCAAAACTTCAGCTTGAGCTCCTAAATCTTATTGAAGAACTTGCTCGTGCTGGCTCATTTAACCAGGAAAGCCTTACATCTGCAG GTTGTGTGGAACTTCTTCTTGAGACAATATATCCCTTCCTTTCTGGTTCATCCTCTCTACTTTTTTGTGCTTTAAGGATCATTGAAGTACTTGGGGTTTATAG GTTGTCATCAGCCGAATTGCGTGTAATTATAAGATATACTTTGCAAGTAAGACTCATGAAATCTGGTCATACTCTTGTTGATATGATGGAGAGGTTTACATCTTTAGAGAACATTCCTCTTGCACCCTTTGTAGAGATGGATATGAGTAAGTCTGGGCATGCTTCTATCCAAGTATCATTGGGTGATAGGTCTTGGCCCCCTGCTGCTGGCTATTCGTTCATTTGTTGGTTTCAGTACCAAAATTTCTTAAAATCAAATGGCACAGCATCTCCACATAATATGCGCATATTTTCTGTTGGTGCTATGGATGATGGAAATAGCAATACATTATATGCGGAAATTAATCTTCGGGAAGATGGAACTTTGACCCTATCAACCAGCAATTCATCTTCGTTATCTTTTTCTGGGTTAGATTTAGATGAATACAGGTGGCATCATCTTGCTGTAGTGCATAGCAaaccaaatgccttagctgGATTATTTCAATCAAGTGTTTCTTATGTTTACTTTAATGGAAAACTTAAACACACTGGCAGATTAGGATATTCTCCTTCCCCTACTGGGAAATCTCTGCAGGTAACCATTGGGACGCCGGATAATAGTGCAAGGGTCAATGACTTATCGTGGAAAATCCGGTCTTGCTATTTATTTGAAGAAGTATTGCCACCCGGTTCTATTTGGTTTATGTATATTCTGGGGAGAGGGTATACTGGTCTTTTCCAAGACACCAACCTTTTGCAGTTTGTTCCAAATCAAGCTTGTGGTGGTGGAAGTATGGACATTTTATCTTCCCTTGAAGCTGATTTGGCATATGCTTCTAATGCACAGAGGCCCGAGAATGCAAAAAAGCAAGGAAACTCTAAGACAGATCGTAGTGGTGTTGTTTGGGACTTTGAAAGATTAGGGAATCTCGCATTACAGCTTTGTGGACGAAAGCTAATATTTGCATTAGATGGAACATCTACTGATGTTTCTAAGTCTTCCGGAACTATGTCAATGCTCAATTTAGTGGATCCGTTGTCAGCGGTCGCTTCACCACTTGGag GTATACCACGCCTTGGACGTCTTCATGGGgatatttatgtttgtaaacATTCTATCATAGGTGAAACCATGCGACCCATTGGTGGACTGGCCATGGTCCTAGCCCTGGTTGAAGCAGCTGAAACTAGAGACATGCTACACATGGCACTGACACTGCTCGCTTGTGCACTCCGCCAAAATCCACAAAATATTAGGGACATGCAATCATGTAGAGGATATCACTTGCTAGCTCTCCTACTGCAACCTAAAATGTCAATATTTGATATGCAATCTCTGGAGATCTTTTTTCAAATTGCTGCTTGTGAGGCTTTGCTCCCTGGAccaaaaaagtttgaaaagacTAATAACAATTTGCCACCTGTTAAAGCAACACAAGAAACCAGCTTTGAGGAGCTTTCTATGTTAAAGTTTCATGATGAAGTTTCTTCTGCTGGTTCACATGGAGATATGGATGATTCTTCTGTAAATAAAGATGCTTTCAGTCATATCTCAGAACTAGATAATGTTGACTTACTAACAGAGACATCAAACTGCATTGTTCTCTCAAATGCAGATATGGTTGAACACGTGCTATTGGACTGGACTGTTTGGGTTGCAGCATCAGTTCCAATACAAATCACTCTTTTGGGATTTCTTGAAAATCTAGTTTCAATGCATTGGTACCGAAACCATAATCTTTCAGTTTTGCGTAAGATAAACCTTATTCAACATCTACTCGGAACATTACACCGGGGTGATGTTGAAGTTCCTGTCCTAGAAAAACTAGTTGTGTTGCTGGGTGTTATTTTGGATGACGGCTATATTATCTCTGAACTAGAACACGTTGTTAGGTTTGTTATCATGACCTTTGACCCCCCAGAACCAACATCTAAGAGTCAGATACTTAGAGAATCAATCAGAAAGCACATCATTGTTAGAAATATGATTCTTGAGAAGCTAATCGATATATTAGTGACCATTGAATCAGAAGATCTGATTGAGCAGTGGCATAAGATTGTCTCATCCAAATTAATAACTTACTTTTTGGATGAAGCGGTTCATCCTACGAGTATGAGATGGGTCATGACTCTCCTTGGTGTGTGTCTTACCTCTTCTtctactttttctttaaaatttcgCACGAGTGGAGGGTATCAAGGGCTGATGAGAGTGCTTCCTGGTTTCTATGACTCACCTGATATATATTACATTCTATTCTGTCTAATATTCGGGAAGCCCGTTTATCCGAGATTACCTGAAGTTCGTTTGTTGGACTTTCATGCCCTTATGCCTAGTGATGGAAGTCAAAGGGAGTTAAAGTTTTTGGAACTGTTGGATTCTGTTATTGCTATGGCGAAATCAACATTTGACAGGGTGTCTATTCAGACAATGATTGCCTATGAAAGTGGTGACTTAAATCAAGTTGGTGCTGGGCTTGTGGCTGAGCTTTTGGGTGAAACTACAGAGATGACTGGAGAGCTTCAGGGTGAAGCTCTGATGCACAAAACTTATGCCGCTCGTCTCATGGGTGGAGATGCTTCAGCCCCAGCTGCTGCAACCTCCGTTCTTAGGTTCATGGTTGATCTTGCCAAAATGTGTCCTCCATTTTCTGCTGTCTGCAGACGAGCCGAGTTTTTGGAGAACTGTGTGGATCTTTATTTCTCTTGTGTCAG gTCAGCTCACGCTGTGGAAATGGCAAAAAAGTTATCTGTTAAGTCAGGAGACAAAAATATCAATGATTATGACGATAATGCGAGTTCTTACAATAGCTTGCCTGTTGAGCAGGAACAATGTGCTAAAACCTCCATAAGTCTAGGAAGTTCTCCACCAGCTCATGCAAGTGCAAGTTCTGGAGATATTCCCGCTGCCAAAAGCAATTCGGATGAATGTAAAGAAAATATCATAACAGCATCCCCAGAGGATCTACACAGGTCCAGCAGTAAAGATTTAAGTTCCCTCGATCTCAAAGCCACTCCAGAGCCCGCTCACCAAATGAGTACACTGAGTTCCTCATCGTTAAGTATATttgattctccatttttatCTGAGAAACCTACTGGGGTCCAGCAAACACCTTCGTCTCAAATTCCTGCAACTACTATAACTGAATCTAAACCAAAGTTAGCTGCATCTCCTTCCATGGTATCTTCAGTATCGATTTCAATGTCTGAATTTGATACAGCTTCAGACTCAAAACGCCCTCCCGTAATACCAAGCACAACGGACCCAATATTCACAATTAACCCTAGGATGCTTCTACACGCAGATGATTCTGGTTATGGAGGTGGTCCATGTTCAGCAGGAGCAACTGCTATATTAGATTTCATGGCTGAAGTTCTTTCTGATTTTGTAACTGACCAGATGAAAGCTGCACCCATTATTGAGAACATTCTGGAAAGTGTTCCCTTGTATGTTGATGCTGAGTCTGTGTTAGCTTTTCAGGGTTTGTGCCTTGGTAGACTTATGAACTTTCTAGAAAGACGGATCTTGAGagatgatgaggaagatgaaAAGAAACTAGATAAAACCCGTTGGTCATCGAATTTAGATGCATTGTGTTATATGATAGTGGATCGTGTATATATGGGTGCTTATTCCCAGCCTGTTGCTGTACTGAAAACTCTGGAATTCTTGTTGTCTATATTACAGTTGGCAAATAAAGACGGTAGAATTGAACAAGCAGCGCCTCCTGGCAAAGGGCTTCTTTTGATTGGGAGAGCAAAACAACTTGATTCTTATATACTTTCTTTGTGTAGAAACGTGAATCGCATTATCATGTACTGCTTTCTTCCTTCATTCTTGATCTCCATTGGAGAAGATGAACTTCTTTCACGTCTCAGTTTTGAGCCTAAAAAGAGATATGTCTTTAATGGGTCTGAAGAGGCTGGCATGATTGATATATGCGCGGTGCTACAAGTACTCGTTGCTCATAAAAGAATAATATTCTGCCCTAGTAATCTCGACAATGACTTAAACTGTTGTTTGTGTATCAACTTAATATCTCTTTTACATGATCAGAGGCAGAATGCACAGAATTTAGCAGTTGAGATCCTCAAGCATCTTATGTTATACCGAAAAACTGCACTAGAGGATCTTCTAGTCTCTAAATCAAACCAAGAGCCGGTTTTGGATGCGTTTCATGGCGGTTTTGACAAACTTGTTACTGAAAGTTTGCAATCTTTCTATGAATGGCTTCACAAATCTGAAGCTCTTGTGAATAAAACATTGGAACAGTGTGCTGCTGTTACATGGGTTCAGTTTATTTCTGGGTCGGTAAAGTTCCCGAGTGTTCGAATTAAAAGTATGGATGGTCGCCGTAAAAAAGAGATTGGTAAAAAGTTAAAGGATTTGAGAAAGTTTGACCAAAGATATTGGGAGCAGATTAAAGAACGGAGAATTGCTTTGGATGTGGTTCGTGATCATATGTCTACTGAATTAAGAGTTATTCGTCAAGATAAATATGGATGGGTGCTTCATGCTGAAAGTGAGTGGCAAACACATCTTCAACAACTTATGCATGAAAGGGGTATATTCCCGTTACCCAAATCGCTTTCATTTGAAGAGCCCGAATGGCAGCTTTGCCCAATTGAAGGCCCATATAGGACACGTAAAAAGATTGAGCGTTGCAAACTGAAGATTGACACAATTGAAACCATTTTAAATGTCGAGTTTAATGGTCAGGAATTATCGGGGGAAAGAAATGAAGTGGACCACATTAATTCCAATTACGGGTTTGATACTTTCTCAAATCCATTACCATATGATGAGTTGCATGATGATTCGGACGGTGGTAAAGATGTGGCTTCCACAAAGATCGGGTGGAATGATGACAAGGATAGTAGTATTTTTGAGCCGAGTGGTAATTTCGCTGCAGAATTTAGTGTCAAATCAAGCACCACAGTAGCAGCACCGAAAGCAGAGAGCATAATAGAAAACTCTGATATTGTTTCACTGAGACGTTATGCTTTGGTTAGGTCTGATAACTTTAGAGTGACCGAGGACAAAATCGAGAAGGAGTTAAGTGACAGTGGGGACTACTTAATTAGACCTTATCTGGAACgtaatgaaaaaataaagttCAAATACAATTGTGAAAGAGTTGTGAGTCTTGATAAACATGATGGAATCTTTTTAATAGGAGAACTCTGTCTATACGTCATAGAgaatttttatgttgatgatgCGGGGTACATATGTGAGAAAAAGTGTGAAGATGATCTCTCTGTCATTGATCAAGCTTTAGGTGTAAAGAAAGATGTCTCTTTAAGCATGGGCTCCCAGTCAAAGTCAACCGCATCTTGGGCGGTGAATCCTAAAACATACACCGGGGGAAGGGCATGGGGCTACAGTAGTGGTGCATGGGGTAAGGAAAATGCCATTAATATCAGCAATGTACCTCATTTATGGCGAATGTGGAAGCTTAATAGTGTACATGAACTTTTGAAGCGGGATTATCAGCTGCGCCCTGTTGCTATTGAAGTATTCAGCATGGATGGATGTAACGATCTTCTGGTGTTCCATAAGAAGGAGAGGGAAGAAATTTTCAGAAATCTGCTGGCAATGAATCTTCCACGGAACAGCAT GTTTTTGGACCCCACAATCTCGGGATCGCTGAAACAAGAAAGCACTTTCAAGCTTACGGCTACACCTTTTTCCAAGAGGTGGCAAACTGGAGAAATAAGCAATTTCCAGTACCTGATGCACCTCAACACACTTGCAGGTCGTGGGTACAGTGATCTTACTCAGTATCCAGTCTTTCCTTGGATTTTGTCGGATTATGAGAGTGAAAATTTGGACTTCACCAGACCAGAGACTTTCCGTAAACTTGACAAGCCCATGGGCTGTCAAACAAAAGAAGGAGAACTGGAATTCAGGAAAAG GTTTGACAGCTGGGATGATCCAGAGATTCCCAAGTTTCATTATGGTTCTCATTATTCTAGTGCTGGAATTGTCCTATTCTATCTTATACGGTTACCACCATTAAGTTCAGAAAATCGAAAGCTGCAGGGTGGGCAGTTTGATCATGCAGACCGTCTTTTCACCAATATACGTGATACGTGGTTAAGTGCTGCTGGAAAAGGCAACACTTCAGATGTAAAGGAACTTGTCCCGGAATTTTTTTATATGCCAGAGTTCTTGGAGAACCGGTTTGACCTTGACCTCGGAGAGAAACAATCAGGAGAAAAG GTTGGTGATGTTGTATTGCCACCTTGGGCCAAAGGTAGTACTAGAGAGTTCATCAGGAAGCATAGGGAAGCTCTGGAATCTGATTATGTGTCAGAGAATTTGCATCATTGGATAGATCTTATCTTTGGATATAAACAGCGAGGGAAG GCTGCTGAAGAAGCCGTGAATGTTTTCTACTACTATACATACGAGGGGAGTGTTGACATAGATGCAGTTGCTGATCCTGCAATGAAAGCAGCGATTCTTGCTCAAATTAATCACTTTGGGCAAACACCTAGACAACTATTTCTAAAGCCTCATGCCAAAAGGAGAATTGATCGGAAGCTTCCCCTTAATCCACTCAAATTCGCTGCACGTCTTATCCCTCATGAAACCCGCAAAATTTCATCTTCTGTAACACAAATTGTTACCATCAATGACAAGATTTTATTGGCAGGAGCAAACAACTTGATTAAGCCAACAACCTACACCAAATATGTTGCATGGGGCTTCCCTGATCGTAGCCTTAGATTCATGACATATGATCAAGATAGACTCCTGTCGACCCATGAGAACCTTCATTGTGGCCATCAAATCCAGTGTGCCAGTTCTAGCCATGATGGTCAACTTCTGGTCACTGGTGCAGATGACGGGATGGTTTGTGTGTGGCGGATAGGCAACTATGGAGGTCCCCGTGCACCACGAAAATTGTATTTAAAACAAACACTTTGTGCTCACACGGCAAAAATCACATGTCTTTATGTTTGCCAACCTTACATGATGATCATCAGTGGGTCAGATGACTGCACTGTCATCATATGGGATCTTAGCTCGTTGGTTTTTGTTCGACAACTTCCTGAATTCCCATTTCCAGTTTCAGCCATTCTAGTGAATGATTTGACGGGTGAAATTGTGACGGCTGCTGGTGTTTTGCTAGCAGTTTGGAGTGTAAATGGAGACTGTCTCTCGGTTGTCAACACTTCCCAGCTTCCTTCTGATTATGTATTGTCTGTGACGACTGGTACGTTTTCCGACTGGCTGGAAACAAACTGGTACATATCAGGTCACCAGAGCGGAGCTATCAAAGTATGGCAAATGGTTCACGGTTCTTCTGAAATCTCTCAAACTTACAAGCATCCTGCAGCTGTGCATTGTGGGTTGGGGCTTGGGGGTAAAGAACCAGAGTACAAATTGGTTCTTCACAAGGTGCTTAAAGGCCATAAACATGCGGTCACTGCACTTCATCTTTCAGGTGACTTGAAGTTATTGCTGAGTGGTGATGCTGGTGGGAATTTGGTTTCATGGACATTGCCTGATGACATATTAAGAAATTCTGTTAAGTGGGGGTGA